Proteins from a genomic interval of Danio rerio strain Tuebingen ecotype United States chromosome 4, GRCz12tu, whole genome shotgun sequence:
- the si:dkey-124l13.1 gene encoding protein NLRC3-like, with protein sequence MENVKQLLKNSLKELVEVELKEFQWCLRNDYRCISKSEMENADRLETVDKMESCFGPEGAVKITVDILRKINQNDLAEKLENTQKQASENSKTPLDYTNISHELKKNLKEDYKQILIGNSQMGRKKYLDDIYTDLYVVENESGGRENDHEVIQMELKHHKQTAKDKPLKCNNMFKVQPDTGRQNRRVLTLGIAGVGKTVSVNKFILDWAEEKDNQEIVFIFPLPFRRLNLIKDEKYSLIGLLNKYFFSRTGGLSSLPEKQGKVMFIFDGLDEYRFELNFKEDNGFANIDQEMTVSKIVTHLLKRQLLRSSLIWITCRPAAASLIPQNYIDCVTEVRGFSDKQKEQYFIKNSSPEVARNIIGHIKKSRSLYIMCHIPVFCWISLTVLQPLLGQESNKKTPTTLTGMYTSYLLSQQQQMKEKYSNNSEPEAKAWSFDEIVLKLGELSLKQLQEGQLIFYKTDLEKCGLDIKEGSVFSGLCTRMFQEENPISGEQVYSFVHLSVQEFIAALYVYFTYKNKKANLLLDSWKKELTWKLSERPLFKLHKDAVEKTLQSKNGHLDLFLRFLLGLSLESNQNNLKQLLPRLKLKPENIKDTTDFIKERIEEEKSAERTINLFHCLNELKDDFVEELQKSLKSGNFTTQDLSSAQWSGLVFVLLMSEETQEKFELQKYRRSDEALMRLIPVVKNTTRALLQCCNLTAQSCESLSSALQSSNCVMRELDLSNNDLQDSGVKLLSDGLKSPNCKLETLRLSGCMVTEEGCGFLSSALTSNPSHLRELDLSYNHPGDSGVELLSEKLEDPNYTLDKLNLDHGGHTRITAGLQKYACFLTLDPNTAQNQLILSVENREVKRVSEDQPYPDHLNRFDYYAQVLCRESVCGRCYWEIDWSGDVGVCISVSYKSIRRKGRGAECWFGYNAQSWSLICSSSKFSFSHNNTETHLPVEPLSRRIGVFVDHSAGTLIFYNIYRDTMSLIHSVQTTFIEPLCPGFWIGSESSVKMC encoded by the exons ATGGAAAATGTCAAACAGCTGCTCAAGAACTCACTGAAAGAACTGGTAGAAGTTGAACTAAAAGAGTTTCAGTGGTGCTTAAGGAATGACTATAGATGTATTTCAAAATCTGAAATGGAGAATGCAGACAGGTTGGAGACAGTGGATAAGATGGAGTCGTGTTTTGGACCAGAAGGAGCTGTGAAGATCACAGTGGACATCCTGAGGAAAATAAACCAGAATGACTTGGCTGAAAAGCTGGAAAATACACAGAAGCAAG CTTCAGAAAACAGTAAAACTCCTCTTGATTACACAAACATCAGCCATGAACTAAAGAAGAACTTAAAGGAGGACTATAAGCAGATATTGATTGGTAATTCGCAGATGGGTCgtaagaagtacctggatgatatTTATACTGATCTATATGTGGTGGAGAATGAGAGTGGAGGAAGAGAGAATGACCATGAGGTAATACAAATGGAGTTAAAACACCACAAACAGACAGCCAAAGATAAACCACTGAAGTGTAACAACATGTTTAAAGTTCAGCCTGACACAGGTCGACAAAACAGAAGAGTCCTGACACTGGGGATTGCAGGAGTGGGAAAAACTGTCTCTGTCAATAAATTCATCCTTGACTGGGCTGAAGAAAAAGACAATCAGGAAATAGTCTTCATATTTCCACTGCCGTTCCGTAGACTCAATCTGATTAAAGATGAAAAGTACAGTCTCATAGGTCTGCTTAACAAGTACTTCTTTAGTAGAACTGGAGGACTGAGCTCTCTTCCTGAAAAACAAGGCAAGGtcatgttcatctttgatggactGGATGAATATCGCTTTGAATTGAACTTTAAGGAGGATAATGGATTTGCAAATATTGACCAGGAAATGACAGTGAGTAAGATAGTAACACATCTCTTAAAGAGACAGCTTCTACGCTCTTccctcatctggatcacgtgcagaccagcagcagccagtCTGATACCACAAAACTACATTGATTGTGTGACTGAAGTGCGAGGATTCAGTGATAAGCAGAAGGAGCAGTACTTCATCAAAAACAGCAGTCCTGAGGTTGCTAGAAACATCATCGGCCACATCAAGAAATCCAGAAGTCTGTATATCATGTGCCACAtccccgtcttctgctggatctctctCACTGTTCttcagcctctgctgggtcaagaAAGCAATAAAAAAACACCCACAACTCTCACAGGGATGTACACCAGCTACTTACTGTCTCAAcagcaacagatgaaagaaaaatACAGCAATAATTCTGAACCTGAAGCCAAGGCCTGGTCTTTTGATGAAATTGTTCTAAAGCTTGGGGAACTTTCCTTGAAACAGCTGCAGGAAGGACAACTGATTTTCTACAAAACAGATCTGGAGAAGTGTGGCCTAGATATCAAGGAAGGGTCTGTGTTCTCTGGATTATGTACTCGAATGTTTCAGGAGGAAAACCCCATTTCAGGGGAACAGGTTTACAGTTTTGTACATCTCAGCGTTCAGGAGTTCATTGCTGCTCTCTATGTGTATTTTACTTACAAAAACAAGAAAGCAAATCTACTTCTTGATTCCTGGAAAAAGGAACTGACATGGAAACTCTCTGAAAGGCCCCTGTTTAAACTTCATAAGGATGCAGTCGAGAAGACTTTACAAAGTAAGAATGGACACCTGGACCTTTTCCTCCGGTTCCTGCTGGGTCTCTCTTTGGAGTCTAATCAGAATAACCTGAAGCAGCTCCTCCCAAGACTGAAGCTCAAACCTGAAAACATCAAAGACACGACTGACTTTATCAAAGAGAGAATAGAAGAGGAGAAATCAGCAGAGAGGACCATCAACCTCTTccactgtctgaatgaactgaaggaTGACTTTGTGGAGGAACTCCAGAAGAGTCTGAAGTCTGGAAATTTTACAACACAGGATCTGTCCTCTGCTCAGTGGTCTGGTCTGGTGTTTGTGCTCCTGATGTCAGAAGAGACTCAAGAGAAGTTTGAACTGCAGAAATACAGAAGATCTGATGAAGCACTGATGAGACTGATACCAGTGGTCAAAAACACCACAAGAGCCCT GCTACAGTGCTGTAATCTCACTGCTCAatcctgtgagagtttgtcttcagctctacaatcctcaaactgtgtcatgagagagctggacctgagtaacaatgacctgcaggattcaggagtaaagcttctctctgatggactgaaaagtccaaactgtaaactggagacactgag attgtctggctgtatggtgacagaggaaggctgtggttttctgtcttcagctctgacttcaaacccctcacacctgagagagctggatctgagctacaatcatccaggagattcaggagtcgaGCTGCTTTCTGAaaaactggaggatccaaactacacactggacaaactcaa tctggatcatggaggacacacgaggattacagcaggacttcaaaaat atgcctgtttcctcactctggatccaaacacagcacagaatcaactcattctgtctgtggagaacagagaggtgaagcgtGTGAGCGAggatcagccgtatcctgatcatctgAATAGATTTGATTATTAtgctcaggtgttgtgcagagagagtgtgtgtggacgctgttactgggagattgactggagtggagatgttggtgtgtgtatatcagtgtcatataagagcatcaggagaaaGGGTCGAGGTGCTGAGTGTTGGTTTGgatataatgctcagtcctggagtctGATCTGCTCTTCCTCCAAATTCTCATTCTCACACAATAACACAGAGACTCATCTCCCAGTGGagccgctcagcaggagaataggagtgtttgtggatcacagtgcaggaactctgatcttctacaacatctatagagacacaatgagcctcatccactcagtccagaccacattcattgagccgctctgccctgggtttTGGATTGGTTCTGAATCATCAGTGAAAATGTGCTGA